One Mycolicibacterium parafortuitum DNA segment encodes these proteins:
- a CDS encoding cupin domain-containing protein, producing the protein MSDVMDKLMTAMTVIQSVKPPLIPEGADAMTAIIEWGPGDTGAPPHRHPGGPCFGYVLEGEMLFELEGEAPRVIKAGEAFWEPGGDVIHYSDGNNREDIPLRFLVTMLCQPGVDMFVLVDGAELEQRKNRRFQKGQS; encoded by the coding sequence ATGTCTGACGTCATGGACAAGCTCATGACGGCGATGACCGTCATCCAATCGGTCAAACCGCCCCTCATCCCCGAGGGCGCCGACGCGATGACCGCGATCATCGAATGGGGTCCGGGAGACACAGGCGCGCCACCGCATCGTCATCCCGGTGGGCCGTGCTTCGGCTACGTCCTCGAGGGAGAGATGCTCTTCGAGCTCGAGGGGGAAGCACCGCGGGTCATCAAGGCCGGCGAGGCGTTCTGGGAACCGGGCGGCGACGTCATCCACTACTCGGACGGCAACAACCGCGAGGACATCCCGCTACGTTTCCTGGTCACCATGCTCTGTCAGCCGGGCGTCGACATGTTCGTCCTCGTCGACGGCGCAGAACTCGAACAACGCAAGAACCGCCGATTTCAGAAGGGACAGTCATGA